Proteins co-encoded in one Cryptomeria japonica unplaced genomic scaffold, Sugi_1.0 HiC_scaffold_1990, whole genome shotgun sequence genomic window:
- the LOC131053195 gene encoding G-type lectin S-receptor-like serine/threonine-protein kinase At2g19130: MALTLQKFLIIILSEILVAVLVALIFAFLFWQRRRLRPTQRCAASSDALRPQRWAQRFTHNQVKTATSNFRHKLGSGGFGTVFKGTLPDGTLVAVKKLESSKQCEKQFRAEINSVGIINHANLVRLRGFCAQGSRRLLVYDYMPNGSLNSFLFTNNSKHQSKILDWRTRFEIALGTARGLLYLHEQCSDRIIHGDIKPENILLDKDFIPKLGDFGLAKLVGRDFSKVVTATRGTRGYLAPEWLSGLPITPKVDVYSFGMTLLEIISGRRNLDLNVQESSRYYFPAWVKEQICERNMINIVDKRIASDADVEEVRRSALVSLLCIQNDEKARPNMAQVVLMLQGKTEPHASQIPSVTNQRVEDRRNTDGDGDYSDTDCIV; encoded by the coding sequence ATGGCACTAACACTTCAGAAATTTCTGATTATAATTCTCTCGGAGATTCTTGTTGCTGTCCTTGTTGCTTTGATTTTTGCATTTCTATTCTGGCAGAGGCGTCGGCTAAGACCGACCCAGAGGTGTGCAGCGTCGTCGGATGCACTGCGTCCGCAAAGGTGGGCCCAAAGGTTCACTCACAACCAGGTGAAGACCGCAACCAGCAATTTCAGACATAAGTTGGGGAGCGGCGGATTCGGCACAGTGTTCAAAGGAACTCTACCAGACGGTACGCTTGTAGCCGTAAAGAAACTGGAGAGTTCAAAGCAATGTGAAAAGCAATTCCGAGCGGAAATCAACTCTGTGGGAATCATAAATCATGCGAATTTGGTGAGGCTTAGAGGATTTTGTGCACAAGGATCGCGAAGGTTACTGGTTTATGATTACATGCCCAACGgctctctaaattcttttcttttcacCAATAATTCGAAACACCAATCGAAGATACTGGATTGGAGAACCCGATTTGAGATTGCATTGGGTACTGCAAGAGGATTACTTTATCTCCATGAGCAATGCAGCGATCGCATCATTCACGGCGACATAAAGCCCGAAAACATTCTGCTAGATAAGGATTTTATTCCCAAGTTGGGGGATTTTGGCTTAGCAAAGCTTGTGGGTAGAGATTTCAGCAAGGTGGTAACTGCTACGAGAGGAACGAGAGGATACTTGGCTCCTGAATGGCTCTCTGGCCTTCCCATCACTCCCAAGGTTGATGTCTACAGTTTCGGCATGACTCTCTTGGAAATTATATCTGGCCGGAGAAATCTGGACCTAAATGTGCAAGAATCAAGTAGGTACTACTTTCCAGCCTGGGTTAAAGAGCAAATTTGTGAGAGAAACATGATAAATATTGTGGATAAAAGGATTGCAAGTGATGCAGATGTGGAAGAGGTGAGAAGATCTGCCCTGGTAAGTTTGTTATGCATTCAAAATGATGAGAAGGCCAGACCGAACATGGCACAAGTGGTGCTGATGCTTCAAGGTAAGACAGAGCCTCACGCCTCACAGATTCCAAGCGTGACCAACCAGCGAGTAGAAGACCGACGGAACACTGATGGCGATGGCGATTATAGCGATACCGATTGCATTGTTTGA